The genomic window CAAGAGCTCCCTTCAGAGCTTTTGCAATTAAGTCCCTTACTACTGCCCCTCTACTAGTATCAATGCACATACCATGGTCCCACATGAGTTCACGGTCACGGTTCTCATTAGAGTATACCATAGATGGAATAGGTTTGCCATTAGGGTTGATCCAAACTAGCTGAAAAGCATAAATAGTTAGAATAATTAagctcaaaaaataaaataaaaaccattgCAGACACAAATATGCTATACCTCCCCATCAAGTATCGGGAGCCTTGGTGGAAGAGGCCTAATCCAGTGAGGATTTAATCCTTCCAGTGAAAGATTTGACAATAAGCCAACCACTGCTTCATCTTTATTTCCGGTGCCAATTTTAGGCTTTGTTCCAGGTCGCCGATCAAACCTGTTAATTAATGTATATATTGATATATTAATAACGCACAGAGAAGATAAATAAAACCATCATTATTATAAAGCACATAATCTTCgattttaaattctaaaataaatatgGGAAGCTATTGAAGAGAGTAAAAAAGTATGAAAATAAATGCTTCATACTCTGATGACTCTATATCACAATTTGGGGGAATGTCTGGGTCAGGAACTGCATTTTTTACAAAACCATCTTTAAATAAACCATGATATGGTTCCTGATGAACTTTATCAGAGAACTGCAGCTTCAACTGATCTAGTGAAAGCGACTCCTGACATCAGAGAAGATAAATAAGTATACAAAGTCCAAAAGTTGTAAAGCAAGAGAAGAATAAACCCATGAGAATATTTAGATAATATGGAAGGGCAATAGATATATTCTGGGATTATGGGCAAATACTGTGCCATATATAAGTAACTTACATTAATTGATGGATCAAATCTTGTCACATAATCTGATGCAGACTGTTTAAGAAACTGCAGTCCagcaaaagaaaaacattttagAAACTATGACCACTAGAGGATAAACATTTAGTGAAGAAGTGAGAGAAAGAAAGCATAGTGCGTTCACCAATACATGATGCCATGTATAACTGATATACACACATAAAACaaatatgtatatgcatgttgATGGTGAAACAAGCATTAGAGTCTAATACAGGAAACACGCTAATCGGCTAATAGGAGGATAGCTTTAATCAAGGTGCTTGTTTCAGAGAGGATAAATACCGCGGCAAACaaatgagagaaataaactAGCAGAAAGGAAACATATTAGAATGATTAAACCAGCAGTCTCTTATAAATGAGGCACAAATATTTCAATCAAACAAAACTCAATGGCTTAAGATGGATACTTTTAATCAAGATACTTGTTTCGTAGAGGATAAGAATCACAACAAACAAATTTCTATACCTAGCATTCTCTTATACATGAGGCAGTAATAAACccttgaaaaaattatttactacaCATACATCTTCTgattaaaatttctattttccaAGTAAATACACCCACGTTACAGAAATCAAAGCACACCTTCatcaatcttttttttcttacatgCATATTAAACATGCCTATAAATCTCATCAAACATCATAAGTGATAAGTGACAATAATGTATATCGCTCGTGTTTTCAAAGACAAAATAGTATATAACCTCTTTGCCGTTATGGGATCCATCAACACCTAATAACTTCAGAATAAATGCCTTCTCAAGCTTTTTGGTCCCATCATGACAGGAAGCctgtaaacaaaaaattactCTTGCCTCAGTCACAATGAAAAAACACGGCAAAAATACATTAGAAGTATTCAAAAAGTTATAGAACATACAGatagaaaaaaaacacaagttaaAAAACTACAACAACCATTGAAATTTCAATATAGCCTTTCTCTCCCCTTTAAATAGACTACCTTCCATTTACTCCATTTTTCTCAATATGATATACTCAGTAAACTTGCTCGAAAATTCAAATTGCATAAACTGAAGAGTTTAAGAAACTTTTGAACTTATATGTAGATTGCATAGTCTAAAATAATTCCAGCTTAACATGTGCTAGTAAAGCCCATCCAGGCATCAACACACATTCTCTCAAACACAGCATTTCTAATGTCCAAAACTCCTCACCAACTCCTTATTCGGATGCTTCATCCATGTACCTAAGTTACTTACACCTGAGGTATAATGCATCATCAACACTCTGGCTTCATCATCAGTTTCTCAGTGTAGCTCCAAAAGCAGTTTCTTCGCATTTTAATAGGTTATAATACACTACATTCTAGCCGGTTCCATCAGTAAGGTTCTCTTAGCTGGCATACATGTACCACACTACAGatgtgtttcttttctttttttggtcaagtagcctagtggctagaatttgaatttcacccttaaggtgaataagtggagtgtttggggttcgaaccctggcccttacatatataatatgtccCTGAGCTACGCTCACGGGGACAGATGTGTTTCCGATGAacagtttttactttttaccaTTTTGTTGAGCCATTTACAATTCTCATATTGACAATCCTTCAACTGATTTCAATGGTAAAGCTATATATTTAATATGTTTGCCCATCTTTTATTAGTTTCTTCATAGTGTCTTCATGAAGTAATATTATCCTACTCTggcactttaattttttttctgactTCAATTTAAAAACTGGTTCTAATTTCTACGATATATATAAAAACCATGTAGCACccaataaaaaattgaacaaaaaaatatatagcgATACAAAAAGTATCTTACATTTATGATAAAGCCTATGAAGGGATTTGCTGATGGATTCTGGGAAGAATAAGCCTCAACTAGTAGAGCAAAAGCTATTAATCGCTCAGTAGTGCTAAGTACCTTATTGTCCTGCACGTaaagattcaaattcaatttaaaCAACATTTAACACTATCTCGAATcaaatagagaagaaaaaaaaacaccatcCCCAGTTGACCCCATTATTTTAACTCAATATCGTTTCCATCTATGGAAAACCCAGAGCACACCATTAACTTAATTGCAACCAAGGTTTTAACTTAAATAAAGTTCACAATGCGGGCCACGACATCTAGATTATTGATTATTCACTATGCCTCTACGACCACaactcaacaacaaaaacacCATCCCCAGTCCTGCCCACCccactatttttttaacttaattcCATTTCCATCTATGGAAAAGCCACCTGAATTGCAATCAAGGTTTTAACTTAAATAAAGCTCACAGTGTGAGCGGCAACATCGAGACTATTGTTAATTCACTATGCCTCTGCGTAACTCAACAACAAAAAGCACCATCCCTAGTAACTCAATTCCATCTCCATCAATGGAAAAACCTAGACAACGTTACTTGAATTGATATCAAGGTTTTAACTTTAATTAAAGTTCACAATGCAGGAGGTGACATCAAGATTCTTGATTATTCACTATGCCTCTGCGACCGCAActcaacaacaaaatacaccATCCAAAGTCCACCCCATTATTTTAACTCAATTCAATTTCCATCAATTGAAAACCCAGCACACCTATACCTGAATTGCAATCAAGGTTTTAACTTTAAATAAAGTTCACAATGTGGGCAGCCAACATCCTAGATTATAGATTATTCACTATGCCTCATGACCGCAACTCAACTGCAATTGAATTAAGGTCACATTTTTCCTAATTTCACCTTGATTTCGGTTTTTCCCAGTATCAATAACCACGACAATTAcactaaaataattcaaaaccCTTCATATAAAACCTCATATTgcaataagaaaaaataataataaactaaaaagCTAAAAATCCCAAAACCCtaatagaaaaaattgaaattgaagagAGAAGTAACAACCTGGAGAATCATGACGATGTATGAACAGAGAGTGAAATGGCGAGAGTGAGGAACAGTGGATTTGAAATCGGCGAGGATCTCATTGAGTGGACGCTGATCTTGTGTGATAAGCGAATACAGTGAACGCGATTCTTCGAAGCTTAATTTCCGAATACTCATTTTGCTGCGATGTTGTTAGGGTTTGAGGATTTGGGAGTTCAAATCCCAAGTTAGGTTTTTTGGATTCTATTCTACTGTTGTTGTTATCGCATGAAACAATCAATCTACTCTCGTGAGTGGTATAGTACTAGgtgtattataattttttttttttcttttgcgaaaatgatataatttgtttttaggaaaattatattttttattaattatatttatttttttggtgataagttttatttttatttttattttttaaaagtattttactaattttttgttaaattctTATactatttatcttttatttcaaAGTTAGTAGTTACTTTAACAAGTTGTATAacgttcaaaaaaaattgtaacaaaaaaaaaaaaatagttactttaaaaagtttttaagttttttttaggtTACTATGATATTGATACAAAGTTTTCGGGTGGATTCTCTCTCCCctttcaatcaaatttttttcatatgcatAAATCGAGAATCGAACCTCTAACCACAGGTTTAAGGGGTCTAAGACCCTTATCACCTGGATCAATTCATTGTTAGTTATCTCATAAGTTTGATTTGcgaaaaaataagaaattggaTAGAACAATTTTAGTTGCATTGTGATTTCAAAATTGTTCATGGTATAAAACAAATTGGGAATCAAAGAATTGgacaaaaacataatttattgtCCCCTACTCAACCACAAGATAACTTTTTATCGTACAAGACAAAACttgtgtttggtttgagagaaGGAAGGAAAACACGAAAACCACCCTAGTCCAAGTTCATTAAGTGGTTTTCGTGTTTTCTTTCATTCTCTATTTCCTTCTCTCAAATCAAACACATCGTAAATGTTTCTCTTGTGTTGTCATGTTTTGTATTGCTTTGTTCAGTACTTACGTTTACGTTTTACAGGAAAAAACGAACACTGTTACCAGTGTTACAATATAAGTTAGtcatttttatcaaatttttgttgAATACGTCCATGTGGCTAACAAAGTACATGTGGATAACCTTGAGGAGTATCATGTAGACATTTTAAACAACATTAACTAAAAATTTGATGGAAATGACGACATTGATGTTGACATTAGTAACGTAATGGATCAACTTAATATGTTCATGATGCTAACAGAGTAACGTGGATAGTGATGTCAACAAGGCGGAAATTGAGCGAAAAATACTTTATCACTCTCTTCCTCCACCATCTAAAACGCTCTTCATCCCCATTCTCCGCTTCGGAGAGGATTTTTCCCTTATACACATATtgtgtgaaaatataaataaatataatactccctctggtccttaatatatataagaggaagtttactttttagatacattaaaagaTTAATGTATATGGTCTATAAtctagtctagatacatcaatttgtcaatgtatctaaaaagtgaatctcttcttatattaaggaccgatGGGAGGGTATATAAAAGCATTTGAATATACACatataaaagttattttataaaGTATTTAGAGACATAGTCTCCACGGGGTGGGGGATGAAATTTCATCTTTATCGTAAACCTTTGTCGaggagatttttttttctcatctCCATTGGGAAAAAATTTTCGCCTTCGAATCTCCAAACCAATCTCCACGAAGACCCCCATTTACAtatcaaattgtcatccctaaatGTGGATAACTTTGGGAGTGTCACGTGAACATTTTAGACAACATTATTTATTTGGTGGAAATGACCGAATTTATTCTAATATTTGTAACGTAAGAGactatcttttaattttatttttaaacacaaGGGATCAACTtaaataaactttaaaatacacataaaaattatacatGTAATTtaacctttatttatttatctatttatttttttactaaaaagaCATTCATTCAAAATTGTAGAATGCATTGTACAACAcattcaaaatcgctaaaaactgTAAAAGATGAATATGTAAACAAATCcacaacatccaagttaatagtaTACAACAGCAAAATGACTACAAATATGACGAAATTAAAGTGTCTAAAATATTCATATATGCATTCAAATCTGCAACGTTGATAATGTCAAAGTCATTGATTGAATTTGCATAGGATTGAATCTAATTTGACAATTAGAACCGATCAAACACCGCACAATATGGTAAAACAAAACACCGCCGCACAAAGATAATGAACAATGCAACGTCGCACTATGAGACAATGAAATCacgaaaagaaagaaaaaaaaaaactaaatatatgtAAACATCACCTATttgaataaaatgaaagaaaaaatgatttagtGAGTGGTTTAGGGGTCAAAAATTGACTTCACACCACCCTTCTTAATggatgaagaagagaaaaaaact from Trifolium pratense cultivar HEN17-A07 linkage group LG1, ARS_RC_1.1, whole genome shotgun sequence includes these protein-coding regions:
- the LOC123903283 gene encoding CCR4-NOT transcription complex subunit 11 translates to MSIRKLSFEESRSLYSLITQDQRPLNEILADFKSTVPHSRHFTLCSYIVMILQDNKVLSTTERLIAFALLVEAYSSQNPSANPFIGFIINASCHDGTKKLEKAFILKLLGVDGSHNGKEFLKQSASDYVTRFDPSINESLSLDQLKLQFSDKVHQEPYHGLFKDGFVKNAVPDPDIPPNCDIESSEFDRRPGTKPKIGTGNKDEAVVGLLSNLSLEGLNPHWIRPLPPRLPILDGELVWINPNGKPIPSMVYSNENRDRELMWDHGMCIDTSRGAVVRDLIAKALKGALAPRQQELFLMELGNDSNVVYHCGLTPGKLPELVENNPLIAVEILTNLIKSPDISAEYFTVLVNMDMSLHSMEVVNRLTTAVELPSEFIHMYITNCISSCVNIKDKYMQNRLVRLVCVFLQSLIRNNIINVKDLFIEVQAFCIEFSRIREAAALFRLLKSLE